One Opisthocomus hoazin isolate bOpiHoa1 chromosome 25, bOpiHoa1.hap1, whole genome shotgun sequence DNA window includes the following coding sequences:
- the UBE2T gene encoding ubiquitin-conjugating enzyme E2 T isoform X2: MEKGLSQEILGGADTPYEKGIFNLEIIVPERYPFEPPKIRFLTPIYHPNIDSAGRICLDVLKLPPKGAWRPSLSIATLLTSIQLLMAEPNPDDPLMADISSEYKYNKQLFLLNAREWTEKHASQQQRASKPLEEKTNQSETSAAKESAVQKRKRSDSGNKEKKSRLDS, encoded by the exons atggagaagggccTTTCACaag AGATTTTAGGAGGTGCAGACACGCCCTATGAGAAAGGAATATTCAACCTGGAGATCATTGTTCCTGAAAG GTACCCCTTTGAGCCCCCAAAGATCCGCTTTCTGACCCCTATCTATCATCCGAACATTGACTCTGCTGGGAGGATTTGCCTGGATGTTCTTAAATTACCGCCAAAG GGCGCGTGGAGGCCTTCCCTGAGCATCGCCACGCTGCTGACCTCCATCCAGCTGCTGATGGCGGAGCCCAACCCTGACGACCCTCTCATGGCGGACATA TCCTCGGAGTACAAGTACAACAAGCAACTGTTCTTGTTAAACGCCAGAGAGTGGACTGAGAAACACGCGAGCCAGCAGCAGAGG gcttccaAGCCTTTGGAAGAGAAAACGAACCAAAGCGAAACAAGTGCCGCCAAGGAGTCAGCcgtgcagaaaagaaaaaggagtgacAGCGGCAACAAGGAGAAGAAATCCCGCCTGGATTCCTAA
- the LOC142364101 gene encoding uncharacterized protein LOC142364101 isoform X3, with protein sequence MSAGIIDGRGRPRSVGTGSAFPPRRFHYLHERQPGPETPRRPAQWRILFPINHSWPRRGKGFLGGLLAREGGGFSSLPGVKEALPGRVGGAGDGRCRDPDPGVPMGVLSCVKYLMFVFNVLVFAGGTCLAGVGVWVAVDPAGFQDIVAAKPVLSAGAYLLLAVGIALSLLGFLGCCGALRRSRPLLLGFFILVSLVFVAQLAGAVLFLVHWKQIQPELFLAELRRNYRGDEGAEVFSTAWNTLMVTDLKTLGTGPASRSCTRGRPGRRRAVPGPGSCRQASCGAGSSAGRGAPATSMSRAASPPSAGPCSSTSLSPGPAAWPCWASRSSPCSSPFAFITTSTEQGEARRRAAEGCGSSSALRHNGTQQVALEELKAQSPKR encoded by the exons ATGTCCGCAGGAATAATTGATGGCCGAGGTCGCCCTCGGTCTGTCGGGACCGGCTCGGCTTTCCCTCCCCGGAGGTTTCATTACCTCCACGAACGACAGCCGGGCCCGGAGACTCCCCGCCGCCCGGCACAATGGCGGATCCTGTTCCCTATCAATCATTCATGGCCCCGCCGCGGGAAGGGGTTTCTCGGGGGGCTGCTCGCCCGGGAGGGGGGAGGATTTTCCAGCCTCCCCGGTGTTAAAGAGGCGCTGCCGGGGCGGGTCGGAGGCGCTGG GGACGGACGCTGCCGTGACCCCGACCCCGGCGTCCCCATGGGTGTCCTGAGCTGTGTGAAGTACCTGATGTTCGTCTTCAACGTCCTGGTGTTT GCTGGGGGGACGTGCCTGGCGGGCGTGGGGGTCTGGGTGGCCGTGGACCCGGCCGGTTTCCAGGACATCGTGGCCGCCAAGCCGGTGCTGAGCGCAGGCGCTTACCTGCTGCTGGCCGTGGGCATCGCCCTCTCGCTGCTCGGCTTCCTGGGGTGCTGCGGGGCCCTGCGCCGGAGCCGgcccctgctgctgggg TTCTTCATCCTCGTGAGCCTTGTCTTCGTTGCGCAGCTTGCTGGGGCCGTTCTCTTCCTGGTGCACTGGAAGCAG ATCCAGCCGGAGCTCTTCCTGGCCGAGCTGCGGAGGAATTACCGCGGGGACGAGGGTGCCGAGGTCTTCTCCACCGCTTGGAACACCCTCATGGTCACG GACCTGAAGACTTTGGGAACGGGTCCCGCTTCCAGGAGCTGCACCCGGGGACGCCCTGGCCGCAGGCGTGCTGTGCCCGGGCcgggctcctgcaggcaggcgAGCTGCGGAGCTGGGAGCAGTGCCGGGAGAGGAGCCCCGGCTACATCCATGAGCAG GGCTGCTTCTCCGCCTTCGGCAGGACCCTGCAGCAGTACGTCTCTCTCCCCGGGACCTGCAGCTTGGCCGTGCTGGGCATCGAG ATCTTCGCCATGTTCTTCGCCTTTTGCCTTTATTACAACTTCGACTGAGCAGGGCGAAGCGCGGCGGAGAGCAGCCGAGGGCTGCGGGAGCAGCAG CGCTCTGAGGCACAACGGGACCCAGCAGGTTGCTCTGGAGGAGCTGAAGGCTCAGAGCCCGAAGCGTTGA
- the LOC142364101 gene encoding uncharacterized protein LOC142364101 isoform X2 produces MSAGIIDGRGRPRSVGTGSAFPPRRFHYLHERQPGPETPRRPAQWRILFPINHSWPRRGKGFLGGLLAREGGGFSSLPGVKEALPGRVGGAGDGRCRDPDPGVPMGVLSCVKYLMFVFNVLVFAGGTCLAGVGVWVAVDPAGFQDIVAAKPVLSAGAYLLLAVGIALSLLGFLGCCGALRRSRPLLLGFFILVSLVFVAQLAGAVLFLVHWKQIQPELFLAELRRNYRGDEGAEVFSTAWNTLMVTDLKTLGTGPASRSCTRGRPGRRRAVPGPGSCRQASCGAGSSAGRGAPATSMSRAASPPSAGPCSSTSLSPGPAAWPCWASRSSPCSSPFAFITTSTEQGEARRRAAEGCGSSSSALRHNGTQQVALEELKAQSPKR; encoded by the exons ATGTCCGCAGGAATAATTGATGGCCGAGGTCGCCCTCGGTCTGTCGGGACCGGCTCGGCTTTCCCTCCCCGGAGGTTTCATTACCTCCACGAACGACAGCCGGGCCCGGAGACTCCCCGCCGCCCGGCACAATGGCGGATCCTGTTCCCTATCAATCATTCATGGCCCCGCCGCGGGAAGGGGTTTCTCGGGGGGCTGCTCGCCCGGGAGGGGGGAGGATTTTCCAGCCTCCCCGGTGTTAAAGAGGCGCTGCCGGGGCGGGTCGGAGGCGCTGG GGACGGACGCTGCCGTGACCCCGACCCCGGCGTCCCCATGGGTGTCCTGAGCTGTGTGAAGTACCTGATGTTCGTCTTCAACGTCCTGGTGTTT GCTGGGGGGACGTGCCTGGCGGGCGTGGGGGTCTGGGTGGCCGTGGACCCGGCCGGTTTCCAGGACATCGTGGCCGCCAAGCCGGTGCTGAGCGCAGGCGCTTACCTGCTGCTGGCCGTGGGCATCGCCCTCTCGCTGCTCGGCTTCCTGGGGTGCTGCGGGGCCCTGCGCCGGAGCCGgcccctgctgctgggg TTCTTCATCCTCGTGAGCCTTGTCTTCGTTGCGCAGCTTGCTGGGGCCGTTCTCTTCCTGGTGCACTGGAAGCAG ATCCAGCCGGAGCTCTTCCTGGCCGAGCTGCGGAGGAATTACCGCGGGGACGAGGGTGCCGAGGTCTTCTCCACCGCTTGGAACACCCTCATGGTCACG GACCTGAAGACTTTGGGAACGGGTCCCGCTTCCAGGAGCTGCACCCGGGGACGCCCTGGCCGCAGGCGTGCTGTGCCCGGGCcgggctcctgcaggcaggcgAGCTGCGGAGCTGGGAGCAGTGCCGGGAGAGGAGCCCCGGCTACATCCATGAGCAG GGCTGCTTCTCCGCCTTCGGCAGGACCCTGCAGCAGTACGTCTCTCTCCCCGGGACCTGCAGCTTGGCCGTGCTGGGCATCGAG ATCTTCGCCATGTTCTTCGCCTTTTGCCTTTATTACAACTTCGACTGAGCAGGGCGAAGCGCGGCGGAGAGCAGCCGAGGGCTGCGGGAGCAGCAG CAGCGCTCTGAGGCACAACGGGACCCAGCAGGTTGCTCTGGAGGAGCTGAAGGCTCAGAGCCCGAAGCGTTGA
- the LOC142364101 gene encoding uncharacterized protein LOC142364101 isoform X1: MSAGIIDGRGRPRSVGTGSAFPPRRFHYLHERQPGPETPRRPAQWRILFPINHSWPRRGKGFLGGLLAREGGGFSSLPGVKEALPGRVGGAGDGRCRDPDPGVPMGVLSCVKYLMFVFNVLVFAGGTCLAGVGVWVAVDPAGFQDIVAAKPVLSAGAYLLLAVGIALSLLGFLGCCGALRRSRPLLLGFFILVSLVFVAQLAGAVLFLVHWKQIQPELFLAELRRNYRGDEGAEVFSTAWNTLMVTDLKTLGTGPASRSCTRGRPGRRRAVPGPGSCRQASCGAGSSAGRGAPATSMSRAASPPSAGPCSSTSLSPGPAAWPCWASRSSPCSSPFAFITTSTEQGEARRRAAEGCGSSRQGRSVSSRVRAQRCSSALPLLPRIPTRSPQSRTWVEFHTGTHTEHPTRSRHALASVFMP, from the exons ATGTCCGCAGGAATAATTGATGGCCGAGGTCGCCCTCGGTCTGTCGGGACCGGCTCGGCTTTCCCTCCCCGGAGGTTTCATTACCTCCACGAACGACAGCCGGGCCCGGAGACTCCCCGCCGCCCGGCACAATGGCGGATCCTGTTCCCTATCAATCATTCATGGCCCCGCCGCGGGAAGGGGTTTCTCGGGGGGCTGCTCGCCCGGGAGGGGGGAGGATTTTCCAGCCTCCCCGGTGTTAAAGAGGCGCTGCCGGGGCGGGTCGGAGGCGCTGG GGACGGACGCTGCCGTGACCCCGACCCCGGCGTCCCCATGGGTGTCCTGAGCTGTGTGAAGTACCTGATGTTCGTCTTCAACGTCCTGGTGTTT GCTGGGGGGACGTGCCTGGCGGGCGTGGGGGTCTGGGTGGCCGTGGACCCGGCCGGTTTCCAGGACATCGTGGCCGCCAAGCCGGTGCTGAGCGCAGGCGCTTACCTGCTGCTGGCCGTGGGCATCGCCCTCTCGCTGCTCGGCTTCCTGGGGTGCTGCGGGGCCCTGCGCCGGAGCCGgcccctgctgctgggg TTCTTCATCCTCGTGAGCCTTGTCTTCGTTGCGCAGCTTGCTGGGGCCGTTCTCTTCCTGGTGCACTGGAAGCAG ATCCAGCCGGAGCTCTTCCTGGCCGAGCTGCGGAGGAATTACCGCGGGGACGAGGGTGCCGAGGTCTTCTCCACCGCTTGGAACACCCTCATGGTCACG GACCTGAAGACTTTGGGAACGGGTCCCGCTTCCAGGAGCTGCACCCGGGGACGCCCTGGCCGCAGGCGTGCTGTGCCCGGGCcgggctcctgcaggcaggcgAGCTGCGGAGCTGGGAGCAGTGCCGGGAGAGGAGCCCCGGCTACATCCATGAGCAG GGCTGCTTCTCCGCCTTCGGCAGGACCCTGCAGCAGTACGTCTCTCTCCCCGGGACCTGCAGCTTGGCCGTGCTGGGCATCGAG ATCTTCGCCATGTTCTTCGCCTTTTGCCTTTATTACAACTTCGACTGAGCAGGGCGAAGCGCGGCGGAGAGCAGCCGAGGGCTGCGGGAGCAGCAGGCAAGGACGCTCCGTTTCCTCGCGCGTCAGAGCACAGCGCTGCAGCTCAGCGCTCCCATTGCTTCCCCGAATCCCAACTCGCTCTCCTCAGAGCAGGACATGGGTTGAATTCCACACAGGCACCCACACAGAGCACCCAACTCGCTCCCGCCACGCTCTGGCATCGGTCTTCATGCCATGA
- the LOC142364101 gene encoding tetraspanin-18-like isoform X4 — MSAGIIDGRGRPRSVGTGSAFPPRRFHYLHERQPGPETPRRPAQWRILFPINHSWPRRGKGFLGGLLAREGGGFSSLPGVKEALPGRVGGAGDGRCRDPDPGVPMGVLSCVKYLMFVFNVLVFAGGTCLAGVGVWVAVDPAGFQDIVAAKPVLSAGAYLLLAVGIALSLLGFLGCCGALRRSRPLLLGFFILVSLVFVAQLAGAVLFLVHWKQIQPELFLAELRRNYRGDEGAEVFSTAWNTLMVTFSCCGVLGPEDFGNGSRFQELHPGTPWPQACCARAGLLQAGELRSWEQCRERSPGYIHEQGCFSAFGRTLQQYVSLPGTCSLAVLGIEIFAMFFAFCLYYNFD, encoded by the exons ATGTCCGCAGGAATAATTGATGGCCGAGGTCGCCCTCGGTCTGTCGGGACCGGCTCGGCTTTCCCTCCCCGGAGGTTTCATTACCTCCACGAACGACAGCCGGGCCCGGAGACTCCCCGCCGCCCGGCACAATGGCGGATCCTGTTCCCTATCAATCATTCATGGCCCCGCCGCGGGAAGGGGTTTCTCGGGGGGCTGCTCGCCCGGGAGGGGGGAGGATTTTCCAGCCTCCCCGGTGTTAAAGAGGCGCTGCCGGGGCGGGTCGGAGGCGCTGG GGACGGACGCTGCCGTGACCCCGACCCCGGCGTCCCCATGGGTGTCCTGAGCTGTGTGAAGTACCTGATGTTCGTCTTCAACGTCCTGGTGTTT GCTGGGGGGACGTGCCTGGCGGGCGTGGGGGTCTGGGTGGCCGTGGACCCGGCCGGTTTCCAGGACATCGTGGCCGCCAAGCCGGTGCTGAGCGCAGGCGCTTACCTGCTGCTGGCCGTGGGCATCGCCCTCTCGCTGCTCGGCTTCCTGGGGTGCTGCGGGGCCCTGCGCCGGAGCCGgcccctgctgctgggg TTCTTCATCCTCGTGAGCCTTGTCTTCGTTGCGCAGCTTGCTGGGGCCGTTCTCTTCCTGGTGCACTGGAAGCAG ATCCAGCCGGAGCTCTTCCTGGCCGAGCTGCGGAGGAATTACCGCGGGGACGAGGGTGCCGAGGTCTTCTCCACCGCTTGGAACACCCTCATGGTCACG TTCTCGTGCTGTGGCGTTTTAGGACCTGAAGACTTTGGGAACGGGTCCCGCTTCCAGGAGCTGCACCCGGGGACGCCCTGGCCGCAGGCGTGCTGTGCCCGGGCcgggctcctgcaggcaggcgAGCTGCGGAGCTGGGAGCAGTGCCGGGAGAGGAGCCCCGGCTACATCCATGAGCAG GGCTGCTTCTCCGCCTTCGGCAGGACCCTGCAGCAGTACGTCTCTCTCCCCGGGACCTGCAGCTTGGCCGTGCTGGGCATCGAG ATCTTCGCCATGTTCTTCGCCTTTTGCCTTTATTACAACTTCGACTGA
- the ADIPOR1 gene encoding adiponectin receptor protein 1, with protein sequence MASRKAAAAAQGSALAAGRERAHLELAELGPLLEEKGDRGAAGSATAEDPPCPAAREEEEEVVRVLTLPLQAHHAMEKMEEFVYKVWEGRWRVIPYDVLPDWLKDNDYLLHGHRPPMPSFRACFKSIFRIHTETGNIWTHLLGFVLFLCLGILTMLRPNMYFMAPLQEKVVFGMFFLGAVLCLSFSWLFHTVYCHSEKVSRTFSKLDYSGIALLIMGSFVPWLYYSFYCSPQPRLIYLSIVCVLGISAIIVAQWDRFATPKHRQTRAGVFLGLGLSGVVPTMHFTIAEGFVKATTVGQMGWFFLMAVMYITGAGLYAARIPERFFPGKFDIWFQSHQIFHVLVVAAAFIHFYGVSNLQEFRYGLEGGCTDDSLL encoded by the exons ATGGCGTCCCgcaaggccgccgccgccgcgcagggcAGCGCGCTGGCCGCCGGCCGGGAGCGGGCCCACCTGGAGCTGGCCGAGCTGGGGCcgctgctggaggagaagggcGACCGGGGAGCCGCCGGCTCGGCCACC GCTGAAGACCCACCGTGCCCGGCGGcccgtgaggaagaggaggaggtggtgcgCGTGCTGACTCTGCCGCTGCAGGCGCATCACGCCATGGAGAAGATGGAGGAGTTTGTGTATAAG GTGTGGGAAGGGCGCTGGCGCGTGATCCCCTACGACGTCCTGCCCGACTGGCTGAAGGACAACGATTACCTCCTGCACGGACACAGGCCTCCCATGCCGTCCTTCCGAGCCTGCTTCAAGAGCATCTTCCGAATACACACCGAGACGGGCAACATCTGGACCCACTTGCTAG GTTTCGTTTTGTTCCTCTGCCTGGGGATCCTGACCATGCTGCGGCCCAACATGTATTTCATGGCTCCTCTCCAGGAGAAGGTGGTGTTCGGGATGTTCTTCCTGGGGGCGGTGCTGTGCCTCAGCTTCTCCTGGCTTTTCCACACCGTCTACTGTCACTCGGAGAAGGTCTCGCGGACTTTTTCGAA GTTGGATTATTCAGGAATTGCACTGCTGATCATGGGGAGCTTTGTCCCGTGGCTCTACTATTCGTTCTACTGCTCCCCGCAGCCAAGACTCATCTACCTCTCCATCGTCTGCGTCCTGGGCATCTCTGCCATCATCGTGGCGCAGTGGGACCGGTTTGCCACCCCCAAGCACAGGCAGACAAGGGCAG GCGTCTttctggggctggggctgagcggcGTGGTGCCCACCATGCACTTCACCATCGCCGAAGGGTTCGTGAAGGCCACCACCGTCGGCCAGATGGGCTGGTTCTTCCTCATGGCCGTGATGTACATCACGGGCGCGGGGCTGTACGCCGCCCGCATACCCGAGCGCTTCTTCCCGGGCAAGTTCGACATCTGG TTCCAGTCGCATCAGATCTTCCACGTGCTCGTGGTGGCTGCGGCCTTCATCCACTTCTACGGGGTGTCGAACCTGCAGGAGTTTCGCTACGGACTCGAAGGGGGGTGCACAGACGACTCTCTCCTCTGA
- the TIMM17A gene encoding mitochondrial import inner membrane translocase subunit Tim17-A yields MEEYAREPCPWRIVDDCGGAFTMGAIGGGIFQAVKGFRNSPVGVNHRLRGSLTAIRTRAPQLGGSFAVWGGLFSMIDCSMVRMRGKEDPWNSITSGALTGAILAARNGPVAMVGSAAMGGILLALIEGAGILLTRFASTQFPNTPQFSEDPSQLQPSPFSDYRQYQ; encoded by the exons tcCCTGGAGGATAGTAGATGACTGCGGAGGTGCTTTCACGATGGGAGCGATAGGAGGTGGCATTTTCCAAGCTGTCAAGGGGTTCAGAAATTCCCCAGTG GGTGTAAACCACCGGCTGCGGGGAAGTTTGACAGCTATTAGAACAAGAGCTCCGCAGCTGGGAG gtAGCTTTGCTGTCTGGGGAGGTCTCTTCTCCATGATTGACTGCAGTATGGTCAGAATGAGAGGGAAGGAAGATCCGTGGAATTCGATCACAAGCGGAGCCCTAACTGGAGCCATATTGGCTGCCAGAA atgGACCAGTTGCCATGGTCGGGTCTGCCGCGATGGGAGGAATTCTCCTAGCTTTGATCGAAGGAGCTGGTATTCTGTTAACAAGATTTGCCTCCACACAGTTTCCAAACA CCCCTCAGTTTTCAGAGGACCCCTCCCAGTTGCAGCCCTCTCCGTTCAGCGACTACAGACAGTACCAGTGA